CCGTGGACTTGCCGACCCCAGGCATCCCCGCCAGGACGGTATACTCGCCTAGTGGGATGTACGGCCTGACCAGCCAATCGGTCTGCTTGTCTTCAATTTGGTCTGCGCTTACACGGTCGTTTTTTACACCGATCCTCGTTCCGATCGAGAAGTTAGTCTATCGCCTCTGCCGTATAGATCCGAGCGAAGAAATGTCATGGAAAACCTATGCGTTCTCGATAATTGTTCTCAATGCCATCGGGATCGTATCCCTGTTCCTGCTGGAGCTCGTGCAGGGGGGGGCTCCCGTTCAACCCGGAAAAGATCGGTGCGGTGCGATGGGACACGGCACTCAACACGGCAATATCGTTCGTGACGAACACGAACTGGCAGGCATACGGCGGCGAGACGACGATGAGCTATCTGACACAGATGGCGGGACTCACCGTGCACAATTTCTTGTCCGCGGCTACCGGTATTGCCGCGCTGCTTGCTGCGGTCCGGGGGTTCACTCGAAAGAGCGCCGTATCGCTCGGTAACTTCTGGGTGGACACGACACGTGCTGTGTTGTACGTGCTTTTGCCGCTTGCGCTCATAACTTCGATGATACTTGTGTCGCAGGGTGTTGTGCAGACACTGGCATCGCACGTGACAACGCATACGCTTGAGGGTGCGACGCAGACGATAGCCGTCGGTCCCGCGGCATCGCAGATAGCGATCAAACAACTCGGGTCGAACGGCGGCGGGTTTTTCAACGCGAACTCGGCGCATCCGTTCGAGAACCCTACCATCATCAGCAATGTTGTTGAAACTTTTTCACTATTGTTCCTTCCCGCAGCACTCGTATTCATGCTCGGAGGCCTCCTCGGCAATAAAAAGCAGGCGCGCGCGATATTCATCGCCATGTTCCTGCTGCTGATCGCCGGGCTTTCTGTTGTCATGATCGCCGAAATACGGGGAAACCCTATGCTGCAGCGGCTGGGAGCGGTCTCCGGTGTGAACATGGAAGGAAAAGAGATGCGCTTCGGGATCGTTCCATCGATACTCTGGGGACAGCTGACGACCGCCACCTCAAACGGCTCCGTGAACTTCATGCATGACAGCGCGCTGCCGCTCACCGGACTTGTCACACTGTTCAACATCGGCATCGGCGAGGTGATATTCGGCGGGGTCGGCGTAGGGCTCATCGGCATGTTCCATTACATCATTCTGACGATGTTCGTCGCAGGACTTATGGTCGGCAGAACGCCCGAATTCCTCGGCAAGAAGCTCGGCCCTTTCGAGATGTCCATGTCGATGATAAGTCTTATACTGCCGTTCATCGCGATACTTGTTCTCGCGGGTATAGCAATAGCGACGGGAACAGGACGTGCAAGCCTTACGAATATATCCGCGCACGGCGTTTCCGAGATCTTATACGCCTGCTGTTCGGCCGTGGGGAACAACGGCTCGGCCTTTGCCGGCCTCAACGCAAATACCGTGTTCTACAATCTCACGCTCGGTTTCGGCATGCTCATCGGGCGCTATGCTACGACAATACCCATGCTTGCCATCGCAGGATCGCTTGCAAACAAGAACACGGTGCCTGCCACATCGGCGACATTCCCGACGACGGGACCGCTTTTCATCGGCATGCTCATCGGCGTTATCATCATCATGGGTGCGCTTACCTTCTTTCCGGTGTTCTCCCTCGGGCCTATCCTCGAACATTTCCTCGTATACCAATAGGAGCATTTCATGAGCACTATCTGGAAACCAGGATTCGTACGCGATTCTCTGAAAGAGTCTTTCGCACGCCTGAACCCCATCTCGCTCTGGCGCAATCCCGTCATGATCATCGTCGAGGCGGGTGCGGTCGTCACTCTGTTCGAATCATTCCGCATTATCGCGGCACACGGCGATTTTTCATTTCATCTTCAGATATCGATATGGCTGTGGTTCACGGTGCTCTTCGCGAATTTCGGCGAGGCGTTCGCGGAGATACAGGGAAAAGCGCGCGCGAACTCGCTTAAGAATGTGCGGAGCCTTAACAAGGCGAGACGAATGGCACGGGACGGGATCGCATCCGGTGCCGTCGAGGAAGTGCCGGCGACAGATCTTCGCTCTGGTAATATCGTCATCGTCGCCGAAACAGAGATGATACCCGGCGACGGCGACGTTATCGAAGGAACGATCCTGGTCGACGAATCGGCTATCACCGGGGAATCGGCGCCCGTCATACGCGAATCGGGCGGCGATCGATGCGGTGTCACCGGCGGCACGAAAGTGCTTTCTGGGTCGGCAAAGATCCGCATAAGCGCGAATCCGGGCGATTCCTTTCTCGACAGGATGATATCGATGGTGGAGAATGCACGGCGCACGAAAACGCCCAATGAGATCGCGCTTGAGATACTCCTCATTTCACTTACGGCGCTTTTCATCGTCGTTGTCGTAACGCTCCCGCTTTTCGGGAACTACATGAACGTGACCATATCGATCACCGTGCTCGTCTCGCTTCTCGTCTGCCTCATGCCGACGACCATCGGCGCGCTCCTTCCCGCCATCGGCATCGCGGGCATGGACCGGCTCCTTCAGAAGAACGTCATCGCGTTGAGCGGACGCGCGGTGGAAGCGGCCGGCGACGTGAACATCGTTCTCCTCGATAAGACCGGCACGATCACCCTCGGCAACCGCATGGCGAATGAGTTCATCCTTGCCGATGCGTTCGACATGAAAGAGTTCATCGAAACGGCGGTGCTCGCGTCCATCGCCGATGAAACGCCCGAAGGGCGAAGCGTTCTCACGCTCGCGAAGAAGGAACTGGGCGTACGCGGACGCGATATGCGCGCACCCAACGCGGCGATATTCGTCCCCTTTACGCCGCAGAGCCGCATGAGCGGCATCACCATCGGCACCCGCGAGATACGGAAAGGATCGATGGATGCTATCGAACTTTTTGTCCGCGGGAATGGGGGAGCGATGTCCGATGCGGTGAGAGAGCGCACTGCGCTGATTGCCCGTAACGGCGATACGCCCCTTGTCGTCGCGGAAGGGAGGAAGGTGCTCGGAATCATTCGTCTTAAGGATATCGTCAAAGAAGGGATCGCGAACCGTATCGCAAAGCTCCGCGAAATGGGGATACGCTCGGTGATGATAACCGGCGACAACAGGCTTACCGCAACATCGATAGCGGCGGAAGCGGGTGTTGACGATTTTATCGCCGAGGCGAAACCGGAGATGAAGCTCGCGCGCATTCGATCGTACCAGGCGCAAGGTTATCTTGTCGCAATGATCGGCGACGGAACCAACGATGCCCCGGCGCTCGCACAGGCCGACGTTGCAGTGGCGATGAACGGCGGAACGCAGGCGGCGCGGGAAGCGGCGAACATGGTGGACCTCGACTCATCGCCGACGAAGCTCCTTGACATCGTGGAGATAGGCAAGGAAATACTGATCACGCGCGGCGCGCTCACCACCTTCAGCATTGCCAACGATGTGGCGAAATATTTTGCCATTATTCCCGCCCTCTTCGCTGCTGCATTTCCCGTGCTCGGCATCCTTAATATCATGCATCTTACAAGCCCGCAGAGCGCCGTGCTTTCGGCGGTGATATTCAACGCACTCATCATACCATTGCTCATTCCTCTTGCGCTTCGCGGCGTGAAGTATCGTGCAAGCTCGGTATCGGCATTGCTTCGCAAGAATATCTTCATCTACGGCGCGGGAGGGATACTGCTCCCGTTCATAGGCATCAAGCTTGTGGACATGCTCATCGTCGCCATGCATCTCGTAAAATAGGAGCCACTATGAAAATCCTGATCAGCGCCATTCTATTCACTGTCGTATCTACGGCGTTTCTCGGCTTCATCTATCCCCTCGCTATCACCGGCATCTCGCAGCATGTATTCCCCGGGCAGGCGAACGGAAGCATAATAAGAAAGGACGGTGTCATCATCGGGTCGGCACTGATCGGACAAGAATTCACCAATGCGCACTACTTTCACGGAAGGCCGTCGGCGGTTGACTATAACGCGGGTAATTCGGGCGGATATAATTTCGGTCCTTTGAACGATGCGTTCCGCGCGCAGGTGTCGGATCGAATAGCCGCGATACGGAGAGAGGAGATGCTCTCATCGAACGGCGCGGTAAGCGCGGATCGTGTCCTCGCCTCCGCGAGCGGTCTCGATCCGCACATAAGTATGGATGCGGCATGTGAACAATCCATGCGTATCGCGAGAACCCGGAACATGACGACAGAATACATCCGTTCGATCATTGACAGCAATGCCGAGCGCCGGTATATTCTGTTCGGCGAGATGTTCGTGAATGTGCTGAAATTGAATCTCGCGCTCGATCTCCCTGTGACGAATCGTTGAGGTGCAGACGATGACGAACGGAACAGAACGCCCCGACCCGGATGCGCTGCTTCGCGCTCTCGACGATGAAGAAGGCGCCCGGAGCACGGAACGCGGCCACCTTAAACTATTCCTCGGATTTGCAGCGGGCGTCGGGAAGACATACCGCATGCTCCGCGAAGCGATACTCCTCAGGGAAAACGGCAAAGACGTTGTTGCCGCGTACATCGAAACGCACGGACGTGAAGAAACTGAATACCTCATGCTCGCCGTCGATGCGCTGCCGCGGAAGAAGATCATCTATGAAGGGATAGACCTCGAAGAGATGGATATCGACGCGGTGATCGCACGCAAACCCGCTTTTGCTCTTGTCGACGAGCTGGCACACACGAATGTACACGGCTTGCGGCATGAAAAGCGCTACCAGGATGTCGAGGAGATACTGAATGCAGGTATAGACGTATATTCCTGCATGAATGTGCAGCATATTGAAAGTCTCAACGATACCGTATTCCAGATAACCGGCGTACGTGTACGGGAAACGGTCCCTGACCGCATCATCGCCATGGCGGATAAGATCGAGCTGATCGACATACCCGTGGAGGAATTGACCGAACGGATCAAAGAGGGAAAAGTATATATCCCGGAGAAGGCAAGGATTGCGGCGATGGAATTCTTCAGGAAATCGAATCTTCTTGCATTGCGGGAACTCGCGCTCCGCGTTACGGCGCGGCGTGTCGACGATGATATCGCTGCGTACAGGGAACGGACAGGCATAGCCGGTGTCATTCCCGCGGGTTCGAGGCTCCTTGTCTGCGTGAGCGCAAGCCCGTCATCGGCGCAGCTTATACGGACGACGCAGCAGTTCGCCGAGGGACTCGATGCACGCTGGACGGCGGTCTATGTGGAAACGCCCGGGATGATCCCGAAGCGAACGGATTCCGTGCAGCTGAACGGGAATCTTGCGCTTGCAGAGGGATTGGGCGGGGAAGTGATGAAGCTGAGCGGCGATAGACCGGCGGATGAGATCGTCCGCTTTGCCAAGGCGAAGAACATCACGCTCATCGTCATCGGATTCTCCCGGCGGTCTGCACTCGAACGCATGGTGCGGGGTTCTATCATCGACGAGATAGTCAGGAAAAGTGATCCCATCCAGGTCCTGGTGATACCCGGCGGCTCGGGGCGCCCCCCGGAGATCAAGAAACAGCATGAACGCTCTTCGTTCCCGGTGCGTCGGATCGCGCTTGCACTCGGTGTAACGGCGGCGGCGACCGCGCTCGCATTCCCGGCACAGCGCATATTCGCTCTCGGACTTCAGGACATCGTACTCATCTATCTGATGCCGATACTTGTGAGCAGCCTCTTCGGCGGTATGATCGCCGGCATTGCCGCTTCGGTCATCGCGGTGCTCTGCTATAATTTTTTCTTTGTGCCGCCCATTTTCACATTTACCATCGCCGATCCGCATTATCTTCTTACGTTCGGCGTTCTCTCCGCTGTCGGTATTGCGACAAGCATTCTCTCGGACCGCATCCGGCGGCAGAAAGAGACCGCGAAGCGCAATGAACAGGTGCTCGCATCGCTTTATCAATTCAGCAAGGACCTTCTTTCTGCGGAGAATTTCAGCGGACTTTCGAACAGGATAACCGGACTTATCGCCGATCTTTTCAGCGGTACCGCGGTGCTGTATATACCGCATGAAGGGCGTGTTTCGGCCGTCTCATCTTCACCGCTGGCAGTCATGGGGGAGCAGGAGAACAGCATCGCACAATGGGTGTTCGAACATTCGGAGAAAGCGGGTTTCGGGACAAAAACGCTTTCGTCCTCGCCTTGGTTCTACGCGCCGATAACGCTGAAGGGAACGCTGGGCGTTCTGTGCATACGACGGCCCGAGCCGCTAACGTATGAAGAGGATCGTTTGCTCGCTTCGTTCATCCATGTGGCGGGAATGGCCATCGCAAATTTTTATGAGTTGATAATATAAGCATATCATCCGCTTTCGGTATGTAATTGCTTTTCACGCCGTTTTTTATATTGTATCATCGAATGATGCAATAAATCGCTCATTATACCGTCACGTGAACACATATGACAGCAATACACGTTGAATCGCTCACCCGAAAATTCAAGAAAACCCTCGCTGTTGATGCCATATCGTTCGATGTTGCAGAGGGCGAGATATTCGGTTTTCTCGGTCCTAACGGCGCCGGGAAGACAACGACGATCAATGTCCTATCCACGCTCCTTAAGCCGACGTCCGGTCATGCGACGATAATGGGTCATGATATACGCAAGGAGCGCGATCTTGTGAGAAGATCGATAGGCGTCGTGTTCCAGGAGCCGGCGCTCGACAGCCGCCTTACCGGCGCGGAGAACCTTTCATTCCACGCGATGATGTACGGCATGAAAGGCAGGGAACGCAAAGCGCGCATGGACGAAGTGCTCGCGCTCGTTGAGCTCACCGATCAGGCGGGCAAGAAGGTGGAGGCGTATTCCGGCGGCATGAAACGAAGGCTCGAGATAGCGCGCGGGCTCATGCATCGGCCCGAAGTGCTTTTTCTCGACGAACCGACGATAGGTCTCGATGCGCAGACGCGGCGTCACATCTGGGACTATGTGAAAAAGCTCAATGCGGATACCGGCATTACGATGATGCTGACAACGCATTACATGGAAGAAGCTGATTTTCTTTCGCATCGCATACTCATCATCGATCACGGGAAGATAGTCGCACTTGATACACCGAAGGCGCTTAAGGACATTCTTGGCGGCGATATCGTTGAGCTCAGCATTCACGGCAAGATAGAGAAGCTGGTAAGCACATGCAAGCGCCAGCGCTGGATACATGCGGCGACCGGGCACAGCGGCATGGTGCGCCTTACCATGGATACTGCGGAAAAGCGCATACCCGCCATTCTCGCGCTCGCGGCGAAAGCGCGCGTCTCTGTCACGTCGGTTTCCCTCCACAAACCGAGCCTCGACGATGTGTTCATGCATTTCACCGGCAAGGCGATACGCGAAGCGGACGAGAACGGCAAGGGAAAAAAGAACATTGGCAGGGGTCATGATCATGCGAACCGCTAAAGCCATCGCCATACTCTGGCTCCGCGATATGAAGCGATTCTTCCGCTCGCCCTCACGCATCATCGGCAATATCGTCATACCGTTCTTCCTGCTCGTGTCCATCGGCGCCGGTTTCGGCCGCGCGATGATACCCGGAATTAAGGAAGGCACCACGTATCTCGGTTTTCTTGTCCCCGGCATGCTCGGCATGACCATGCTCTTCAGCGGTATGTTCTCGGGGCTTTCCGTTCTTTGGGACAGACAGTTCGGGTTCCTCAAAGAGATAATGGTAGCACCCGTGTCGCGCGTGGCTATCGTCATCGGGCGCATCGTGAGCGGCGCCACCATCGGTGTATTTCAGGCGGTGATGATACTCATCGCATCGCAGTTCCTGGGTTTCCGTTTCTCTCTCTTGGTGCTCCCCGCGGCCGTCGGGTTCATGATGCTCATATCGTTCATCTTCACATCGATAGGGCTCATCTTCGCCTCGCGCATGAAGGATGAACAGGGTTTCGGCCTTGTGATGAACTTCCTCATCATGCCTGTTCTTTTCCTCTCAGGCGCCTTTGCGCCGATAACGAATCTCCCCTCGTGGGTACAGGTCGCATCCTTCGCCGATCCGCTCACCTACGGCATCGAGGGGCTGCGCGCGCTTCTCATCGGTTCATCGGCGATACCGATATTCCTCTGCGCGATGGTTTGTACGGTGAGTGCGGTCGTGCTGGTGCTCATCGCGGCATGGGCGTTCGAGACGAGTGAAGTGGTTTAATACTTCAGCGTGTCGTTTTTTGTCCGCGGATATCCCCGAATGAATATGACATCGACAGCGTATGCCGCATGCCTATCCATGTCGCCGTGCTGAACGAATAATCCACGGAGAACGGCGCGCCGGCGGTGAGGGAGAATTTCGCACCGGCGCCTGCGGTGATATCGAATTGGCTGTCGGCGTACACGCATCCCAGCCGCACGGCGGCGAATTTCATGATGAGCACTTCGACACCTGCACGCACGGTGGGAATGCCGCCCTGCGCGAATGAAAGAGCGTCGATATCGAGAAGTCCTTTCAGTGACAGTGCATCGATCACGTCCCAGGTATATCCCGCACCGAGGAGTATCTCAAGCGGCGGCAGTATCGTCTCCGCATCCGTACCGCCAATGCCGATGTTCTTTATCGTTACGCCTGCGGTGAGTTTCCTTTCCACAAAGAACGCGACACCGCCGACCGATGCGACGAATGCGTGTATCGCCGTCGTATCGAGGACTTCAAGCGCATACCCGAGCGTTGCGCCGACGGAAAACCCTATCGGAAGCGAGAGCATATCACCGAGCGGAAGTGCGATAGCCCCTGCCGCGTATAGATCGAAGGCGCCGAGATTCGTCGAAAAGCCGCTCGTGTAGGGAATACCCGCTTCTATCGCGTTATAGAATATACCCTTGGTGCCGAATGCAAGGACAATACCATTCTCGAATTGATACGCGAAAGCCCCGGAGTATAGCGAATCGAGGACATAGAGCGCATACGATCCATACACGGAGAACGCCGTCGGAAGACCGGTGATCGAGGAGGGATTTTTGTACACCCCTTCTATCGTCCCTGATGATGCGCTCCCGGCACCGCCGAATGACGATGACACCGCGCACATATCGATGTTCATGAACTCAAGCGCGCTCGCCCCGACATAGGGATGAGCGATACTTCCGCAGAAGAACAGTACAGCAACGATGCGGCTTCTCATTGATATCTGCTCCGGGTTATCATTATCCGTGTCGTTCTCATGACGCCCGATGGCTCCTGTACCGTGCAGTAATACACACCCGGCGCGACCGCAGTCCCCCCGGCATTGCGCACATTCCAGCGCGCGCTCCCGCTCGCGTCAGCGACACGGAGCGCGGTCACGATCTTCCCTGAGACAGCATAGATGCGTATGACAGTTCCCTGCGGCACCTGATCGATGATGATATCGCCGACACCGCGGTACGCATTGTTGATGGCGGCAAAACGCTTCACCACTTCTATATTCACCGCGCCGTAGCCGTACGTGTTATCCGGTCCGGCGGGCCCGAGATCGCGGGCATAGTGAATGAGCGCATTCCACACATCACGCGCGGCGCAGTTCTGATACGCGCTCCATATGACCGCGGCGGCGCCCGCCACGCACGGCGAGGCGGACGATGTTCCTGTAAAACGCACATACATGTAATTCGTATTGTTATCGACACCGCATATCTCCGGTTTCAGACGTCCATCGACGGTCGGGCCGAGCGAGCTGTACGACTCCTGCGGACCGGAAGGCCAGTTGGCGTAATTTATCGCGCCGACAGCGAAGGCGTGTTTTGCGTCTGAAGGCGTTGTTACACTCCCTGCGGTCGACTTGTACGTTAGATTTCCTGCAGAGAGGTTGAATATCCTCAGCTTTTTTGCTTCCCCGCTGTATTTGCCGACAGCCACGGCATAGGTCCCCGCGGTACCGATCGTTCCGACTATCCCTTCCACGGGATTGTCATCACCGTTCTGCGTGTCTTCACTGATAGCAACAAGTGACCATGCCGAACCGTTCCACCGTAACAGTAATAGGTCATAATCGTTCGTGCTCGCACCCCACACGTCGTCCCAAGTAAGGACAATGTTTACCACTTGCCCGCCGGCGAGTGGACCGAGCGTATTCACGTATGATGTCCCGGAAAAATCGTGAAGCTCATCGGCGTTCGCGTCGCTATACGTGCCCTGCCAATGCATCTGTGCATGATTACCGGCGGCATTTACCCAGAGAATATTGTTCGAGTACGCATCGTTCACAATAGCGCAAATCGGTCCGTCACCCCTGCCGGTACTGGCGCCGACCCATGCCGCGGAGTGATTGATTATATGCGCACCCATCGATTTGCAATAATCATAGGCCTGCTGCAGCTCCAGGCTGTATCTAACTTTACAAAGATACAGTTGCGCCGCCGGTGCCATTTCATGCACCACCTCAGCAACCGCTGTTCCATGAACGCCGTCAGCGGATGCTTCAAACCCTGTGCCCGTAAAATCGCGCGTAATGACCGTCGATGGTAATTCTCCCGCTGCTATCGCCTGCGTATTGCTGTAGAATCCAAGGTCGATAATGCCGACCTTAATTCCGCGGCCGTCATAGCCGTTGGTGTGCATATTCGACGCTTTGGTGAGCACCACGTTCTCTCCCTCAATAACGAGCGGGATAGCTCGCATTGCAGGCCCAATGTGTGCAACCCCGGACATGCCCTCGAGCAAGCGTATCGTATCCGGTGCAATGGAAAACTCTATTATATCTTTACTTTCTCCGGTGATGATGCCGCCGGCACGGACAATATCGGCGCTTGTATCGGCACGGTCGCGTTTTCCATTCACGCGGGCATGAAGCACCATGGCGCCGTCACGCATCGGGTACTCTCTGCGGAATTGCTCCGTACTCCGCGCTGTGCCGCCGGTAACCTCGGAAAGCGATGACGAGAGTATAGAGCTTTTCTTGCCTTTGCGTGAAATTTCTTCTATCCCTGCGGCAGGCAGTACGGTCGTGAGCAGAACGATGAGTATGAAGAAGTGTCTTTCCATGGGGACATCCGTTGGTATGAGCATCGTTTATACTATCGCCGGCCGTAAAAGTCAAGGAAAAAGCATATGATAATATACGCTGGAAGAAAAATTCAGTGCACTATGACAGAATTCGTCAGATTCGTTTCACTCATACCTGAGCGCATCGATGGGGTTCATATCCCCCGCCTTCTTCGCGGGGAAGAACCCGAACACGATGCCCACGAGCGCCGATATCGTGAACGACAGCACGCAGGAAGAAACGGTCACGCGCGTAGGCATATGCCAGATAAGCGTTATCACCGCCGTGATGATGAACGCGAGTATGATACCGAGGAGCCCGCCTAATATTGTAAGGAGCACCGCCTCGAGCAGGAATTGCAGGCGTATCTCGAGCTTCTTCGCGCCGACCGCGCGGCAGAGGCCTATCTCCTTCGTACGTTCGAGTATCGATGCGAGCATGATGTTCATGATGCCGATGCCGCCCACGAGCAGTGAAATGCCGGCGATGCATCCGAGCACGATATCGAATATGCGCTGCGTCTCGCGGTGCTGTTTTAAGAGCTCCTCGGGTATGACTATCTTGAAATCCCTGAGATTGCGGTGATGCCTGAGCAATATCCGTTCGATGATGATGCCGACCTTGCCGACCTGCTCCTTGTCATTGCAGTTGATGATGATGCGGCTTATGTCGGGTGAGAGTGCGTCGGGTTTTTCCAGGATATCGGCGTCAACGGGCACATAAATATTGTAATTGAAATCCTCGTAGTCCATATTGTCGTCTTTCTTCACCGCGATCGCCTTGCTCTCAAGCACGCCGATGACACGGTACCAGGAATCGCGGAGCTTTATCTGCGATCCCAGCACTTCCCCCTCGCGCCGTAAGCGCAGCGCAAGCCCGCCGCCGACGACGGCCACGTCCGCACCCGCGTCGAGGTCATTGATGAAGCGCCCCTCTTTCATCCTGAGCGAAAGCGCCTTGAAGTACTTCTCGCTCGTACCGACCACTTTCGTTTCACCCTTGTACGTCATGAAATATACCGGCGTGGTCTTATCCTTGACGGGTATTATCGTCGCATAGGGCCCGATGAGCTCGATGAACGAGCGCTCATCGATGTGCGAGAGACCGGTCGAGAGATACTGCCCCTTGACCACTTCGCTCTGCCGCACGCTCTGCACGTCGTACACATAGATATTATTGATACCCATGACCGCTATCTTTTTAAGTATCTCCTCCTGCGCACCGCTGCCGATGGCGAGCATGGATACGACGGCGGTGACGCCGAATATTATACCGAGCATGGTAAGGAGGCTTCGCAGTTTATGTGTGAGTATGCCGTCAAAGGCTATGCCGAGGCTTACAATGAGGATGCGTATCATTATTGCGGGGCCTCTCCGCGTTCAGGGCGTTCACCGCTCGGTGCAGCGTTCGTAGTACGTTTCCTGACAAGACCGAGCTCGGTCATCATCTTCGTCATTGCGGTACGGTTGGTCTTAAATGCATCCTCGGTAAGATTATTACGCTTCATGTACTCTTCTATTTTCTTATAGTCCTCAGGCTTCGACTGTTTTATCTGCTCAAGTGAGAAACCCTTTTTGCGGTTCGTCTGCGGGGCCGTTTCTGCAGCATTGGTGCTCTCCGCGGCCGCTGCGCGTGTATCGGGAGGTGCCACGGCCTCTGCAGCGGGAGCGGTGTTCGCCGCCGGGCGTTTTTTCTCCGCTTTCTCCTCTATCGGCGGCATTACCGGCAGGGCGGATGCCGCATTGGTCGACCGTTTTTTCGCCGGCGCATAGTTCTTGAGCGAATACTGGCTTATCCTGAAACCGCTCTCTTCGATGACCGGGTCATAGAGTACAAGCTTCGCCCCTTCCGGCAGTTTCGACTGAATGATGACATAATCGTCGTTCTTCGGCCCCAGTATCACTTCCTGTTTCGCAAGGCCTCCGCGCGCGAGGAGGAACACCGTGCCCTTGTCGTCCTGCTTGTTGAACACCGCGTCGAGGGGTATGAACGACACATCGGGATACGCGGCTATCGTTATTTCCACGCGTGCCGACATGCCGGGGCGCAGGCGGTCGACATCCACTTCACGTACGTTCGCAACGACGTCAAAGACCTGTATATCGGTATTGTTCACTTTCGCGTGCGCAAGCGCGCCGACGCTCGAGACACGGCCGGTGTACGCATTATCGGGGAACGCATCGAGCGTTATCCGTACCGGCAGACCGTTGCGTACCCGGTGTATATCGACCTCGTTTATCTCCATCTTCACCTGCATCCGCTCAAGATCAGGGATGGATAGATAGATCTGATCGCGGCGCAGCGTGTCGCCGAT
The genomic region above belongs to Spirochaetota bacterium and contains:
- a CDS encoding S8 family serine peptidase; this encodes MERHFFILIVLLTTVLPAAGIEEISRKGKKSSILSSSLSEVTGGTARSTEQFRREYPMRDGAMVLHARVNGKRDRADTSADIVRAGGIITGESKDIIEFSIAPDTIRLLEGMSGVAHIGPAMRAIPLVIEGENVVLTKASNMHTNGYDGRGIKVGIIDLGFYSNTQAIAAGELPSTVITRDFTGTGFEASADGVHGTAVAEVVHEMAPAAQLYLCKVRYSLELQQAYDYCKSMGAHIINHSAAWVGASTGRGDGPICAIVNDAYSNNILWVNAAGNHAQMHWQGTYSDANADELHDFSGTSYVNTLGPLAGGQVVNIVLTWDDVWGASTNDYDLLLLRWNGSAWSLVAISEDTQNGDDNPVEGIVGTIGTAGTYAVAVGKYSGEAKKLRIFNLSAGNLTYKSTAGSVTTPSDAKHAFAVGAINYANWPSGPQESYSSLGPTVDGRLKPEICGVDNNTNYMYVRFTGTSSASPCVAGAAAVIWSAYQNCAARDVWNALIHYARDLGPAGPDNTYGYGAVNIEVVKRFAAINNAYRGVGDIIIDQVPQGTVIRIYAVSGKIVTALRVADASGSARWNVRNAGGTAVAPGVYYCTVQEPSGVMRTTRIMITRSRYQ
- a CDS encoding ABC transporter permease, whose product is MRTAKAIAILWLRDMKRFFRSPSRIIGNIVIPFFLLVSIGAGFGRAMIPGIKEGTTYLGFLVPGMLGMTMLFSGMFSGLSVLWDRQFGFLKEIMVAPVSRVAIVIGRIVSGATIGVFQAVMILIASQFLGFRFSLLVLPAAVGFMMLISFIFTSIGLIFASRMKDEQGFGLVMNFLIMPVLFLSGAFAPITNLPSWVQVASFADPLTYGIEGLRALLIGSSAIPIFLCAMVCTVSAVVLVLIAAWAFETSEVV
- a CDS encoding ABC transporter permease, which gives rise to MIRILIVSLGIAFDGILTHKLRSLLTMLGIIFGVTAVVSMLAIGSGAQEEILKKIAVMGINNIYVYDVQSVRQSEVVKGQYLSTGLSHIDERSFIELIGPYATIIPVKDKTTPVYFMTYKGETKVVGTSEKYFKALSLRMKEGRFINDLDAGADVAVVGGGLALRLRREGEVLGSQIKLRDSWYRVIGVLESKAIAVKKDDNMDYEDFNYNIYVPVDADILEKPDALSPDISRIIINCNDKEQVGKVGIIIERILLRHHRNLRDFKIVIPEELLKQHRETQRIFDIVLGCIAGISLLVGGIGIMNIMLASILERTKEIGLCRAVGAKKLEIRLQFLLEAVLLTILGGLLGIILAFIITAVITLIWHMPTRVTVSSCVLSFTISALVGIVFGFFPAKKAGDMNPIDALRYE
- a CDS encoding efflux RND transporter periplasmic adaptor subunit, which codes for MARTILIIGTILCLIAGCSKKKENLLLVSTVIEGDFTESLTATGFLDAINSVDVLAPNFQGSSTLIYLITEGAFVNEGDKIAQFDSGTLADQLTSTEDKINNAKYDIDNTVATWNETIMSLSNSLSDRETAMKIQEFSQEALKFAPRVDQEKGKLDKLKAERDLYDTKSKIKMAVLNNDRVMRTKIDTLRRLEYDRGTLTTNISRCMVYAPKKGLVVYKTKNPWTKEKIKIGDTLRRDQIYLSIPDLERMQVKMEINEVDIHRVRNGLPVRITLDAFPDNAYTGRVSSVGALAHAKVNNTDIQVFDVVANVREVDVDRLRPGMSARVEITIAAYPDVSFIPLDAVFNKQDDKGTVFLLARGGLAKQEVILGPKNDDYVIIQSKLPEGAKLVLYDPVIEESGFRISQYSLKNYAPAKKRSTNAASALPVMPPIEEKAEKKRPAANTAPAAEAVAPPDTRAAAAESTNAAETAPQTNRKKGFSLEQIKQSKPEDYKKIEEYMKRNNLTEDAFKTNRTAMTKMMTELGLVRKRTTNAAPSGERPERGEAPQ